One Palaemon carinicauda isolate YSFRI2023 chromosome 5, ASM3689809v2, whole genome shotgun sequence DNA window includes the following coding sequences:
- the LOC137641252 gene encoding uncharacterized protein encodes MVQLNYLNYGSAKLDLNYGSAKLDLNYSKAKLDLNYSKAKLDLNYSKAKLDLNYSKAKLDLNYSKAKLDLNYGKAKLDLNYSKAKLHLNYGKAKLDLNYGKAKLDLNYSKAKLHLNYGKAKLDLNYGKAKLDLNYGKAKLDLNYGKAKLNLNYGKAKLDLNYGKAKLNLNYGKAKLNLNYGKAKLNLN; translated from the coding sequence ATGGTACAGCTAAACTACTTGAATTATGGCTCGGCAAAACTCGACTTGAATTATGGCTCGGCAAAACTCGACTTGAATTATAGCAAGGCAAAACTCGACTTGAATTATAGCAAGGCAAAACTCGACTTGAATTATAGCAAGGCAAAACTCGACTTGAATTATAGCAAGGCAAAACTCGACTTGAATTATAGCAAGGCAAAACTCGACTTGAATTATGGCAAGGCAAAACTCGACTTGAATTATAGCAAGGCAAAACTCCACTTGAATTATGGCAAGGCAAAACTCGACTTGAATTATGGCAAGGCAAAACTCGACTTGAATTATAGCAAGGCAAAACTCCACTTGAATTATGGCAAGGCAAAACTCGACTTGAATTATGGCAAGGCAAAACTCGACTTGAATTATGGCAAGGCAAAACTCGACTTGAATTATGGCAAGGCAAAACTCAACTTGAATTATGGCAAGGCAAAACTCGACTTGAATTATGGCAAGGCAAAACTCAACTTGAATTATGGCAAGGCAAAACTCAACTTGAATTATGGCAAGGCAAAACTCAACTTGAATTGA